The Mus pahari chromosome 5, PAHARI_EIJ_v1.1, whole genome shotgun sequence genomic sequence TGTGGAAAATAAGATGAGCACAAATCTATTATGACTTCCAGGGGGTGAGGTGGGATAATATACACAAGCAAAGTCTGAGTGAGTGTGTGGCACCAACAAAGAGACCTGAATGAAGGACAGCACATATATAAAGTCCCTGGGATTTGTAAATGTGCTCCCTCTGACTTGTCTGCTGAAGTCCTAATCCCCAATGCCCAAGGAAGGGTCAGGACTGGGGCTAGAATATTTAGCTGAGTCTACATCTGGTCAAGTTTACAAGCAGGAGTAATCATCATGGCTCATGGCACAAAATCTTTGGCTTCCTATTTCTTACAGCCTTGGCATCGTCTTGCTCTCCCTGTCACACTCGCTGCCAGTGAACCCATGGTGTAGGCAGAGCTGATGTGAGGGGACATTTAGGCTAAAgtctgtggaggtggggcttacgagatagcttagcaggtaagagcactgactcctcttcctaaagtcctgagttcaaatcccaataaccacatggtggctcacaaccacccataatgagatctgatgccttcttctggtatgtctgaagacagctacagtgtacttatttataataataagtaaaatttaaaaaaaaaaaaagactgtgacgCGGTCTCCTGAGTGCAGTGTGGGTCAGCTAACATTGCACAAGCCTCATGTTCTCTCTGTGCTCACACGTTCTTTCCTCAGCGTATGATCAGCCCTATTCAGTCACAGTATCTGAACCTTTATGATCTCATCTTAGtgtaatatttttcaattttctctgAGAACTAGCAATGGGATTTCAGACTTTTCAGGAAACTCACACCGTGAccagagacagatggacacagaGCCAATAAGTGTGACCAGAGGTGAAGAAGTGGAGAAAGGGGGATCCTCTGTagtgagaaggaggagcaggggaaATCGCCACAGAAGGCCTCCCCGAGGTGTGGCTGCAGGGAAATGTTGCTGGGGAGACTTCCAGAGAGGTCTGTTCCCACCTGTAGTCTGGGGCAAAACCTTCAGCATCAGAAATTTGAGACCAAGCTTCATACACTGTGTGATTTTAAATGGCAGCGGAGTGTGCTAAGATGGCAAATTCAGCATTCTGATAATATTAGAGCGAACAGAGGTGACTCGGGATCTCCCTGAAGACTGGCTGAACCAGTGATGATTTAAAGCCATTCTTGTGATCTTCTCTGGCCAGCAAACAATAAATctggaaaacaataaaacaaagcaaaaaaaaaccaaaacaaaacaaaaggattttgAGCAGCGGTTATAGGACAAGCAGCCTCCCCAACACAGCACATCCGACCCTAACATTCCTGGACCCTAACATTCCTGCTGAGCGGATTTTAAAAACTCATGTGTAGTTAGAACGCTAGGGAAGCCAGAGGAGCAATGTCAAAATTTTAAGTACACATCATAGTTGaagttacagaaaataaaaacagaacacacaccaaaagaaaacaaagtctgtCATCTGTCTTCCAGGCCAATGGTAAAAGTCTTCaatagatagaaatagaaaaaaatggtatTATCAGCATTTCAGTAATCAGTgtttttgatttgtgtgtgtgtgtgtgtgtgtgtgtgtgtgtgtatgactgagtGTGAATGGGTGTGAactatgtgtgtgagggtgtgcatgtgtgtgtgcaagtgtgcatgtgattgtgtgtgtgtgtgtgtgtgtgtgtNNNNNtgtgtgtgtgtgtgtgtgtgtgtgtgtgtgtgtgtgtgtaaagcaagGTTTTAGATGTATTCATGGAACTTGACTTTCACAATCTGGAGCTGAGATGTCTTCTAGAGACTCAGGTGGTGAGGATGGTCCCACTACAGCAGACATGGGCTTTGTTTGAGGGATCTGCCTTCATCAGTGTGTTAATCCAACTATCAATGGTGGACCATGGAGAATGGATGGAAACTTGAGTTGGACCTAGTTGAACAGATGAGCCCTTATTCCCAGCTTCTTCCTCTATTGCATGTTCTCTTTATACCCAATTGTTGTGAGCTGTGTATCTTTGCCCATCATGTTTCCAGGGGTATTATTTTGCCTAGGGACAAGTATTCTGGGATGGGGTTGAGCAAGCATGAGCTGAGACCTCTGAGACTGTGAGCTTAGATGTATCTTCTCTCCTTTAAGTTGACCTATGTAGGCATTTTTTTCAGTGACAGAAAGCTAAATGGCACTTTGTAACCAATACTACTTGGAAATGGGACTCTGATCAAAGGAGAAGCCGACCCTTGAGAAGTAACAGTATGGTGACAACAGGGCTATTGGTGGccacagaggaaagagaactgGCCTCAAGGTTGCTGACCCACTGTCACCACTGGTGTCCAcggactttctctctctctctctctctctctctctctctctctctctctctctctctgatttagaGACTTTTTAGGTTGCGGATGTGGTCACACCAAAGAAACacaatagaaacaatagaaaCTTTCAgcagttatttctattttattagaaaacaaaaataatattgggtaattacaaataaagaaaaggtgTAGAGACAGGAAATAAACAGGGAAGAAAGAGTCCTTCAAGCAGAAACAACAAGAAGTACTTGTTTCCACATTCTGAAGGAGAACAGTGGAATGACTTCTGCAGGGGGTGGCTATTTGTTATTGGAGAGCAAACACCTCAGAGGAAGGTTAGAAATaccaaagtagaaaagaaaggagccCAGAATCTGGAAGCAAAGTCATAGGCCAGGGAGACATACCAGGACAGTAAATCCTGCCTGGAGGTTTGAGGAAAGGCTCTCGTTTCCTGGTGTCCATGACCGGGAAACAGAGACCTGGTAGCCATGCTAGCAGCAGCACTTCTTGCAGCCACACTTCTGCTGGCAGCAGCACTTCTGCTGACAACAGCCCttcccacagccacagccacagccgcagccacaggagccacagccacaggaaTTGCAGCAGCTGCGGCGGCAGCAGCAGACTACCACAGGCTTGCAGCATCCACAGCAACCACAGCAGCCACCACAGCCGCCACAGCCACAGCCGCCACAGCCACAGCCgccacagccaccacagccacagccaccgcAGCCACAGccgccacagccacagccaccgcagccgcagccacagccaccgcagccacagcagccacagccGCCGCAGCCACAGCAACCACCACAGCAGCCTACCCGGTAGCATCTGCAGGTGGTGCAGCTGCAACAGTCGCCACAGCCGCCACAGCCACCACAACCACAGCCCATGGTGTCAGTAGAGAGGATTCAGGTGCAGTGAGGAGAGAGACtcgggagaggagagggagatgtgATGCTCCTCCTGCAGGGAGAGCCCCTTAAGTACCATCTTGggaagtggggaaggggaaggttgGTGGACACATGACCTGAGGTCACTTCCTTGTGGAGCAGCTGCTGTTTCCCAACAGGGTCACCTAAAGTTCTCCCTTGTTTACATCCCACGCACTTCACATGACCTCGCTCACTTACTAGCAATGACTTTCCCTTTGTAAAGCTGTGGTCACAAGCAAGTGACGAGTAGCTGATGTGGGGGACAGGCACTCATCTTCACAGTAGCATACCACATCTTCCAGATTTGCAGAGAATTGGATACCTAATTGAAAGTAGCCTTTCCCTGGTCCTCTTCAAGGTGTTTCTATCCATCACCTGATTGAAATCTCCCCACTTAAGTAAGAAGTcccaaaggaaaagcaaaatagGTACATCCAAATAGAATTCCCTGCGCCCCCTGAAATGGTTATATCTACATGACTGTGATTTTCCCATTAACTGCCCAGTTAGTGTCTTGTGAGTTTGCCCTCTccctatttaattaaaaaagagagaaagagactataGAAAATGACAcgattctcctttctttcttttaaaaaaaattcttcttttaaataaaaaagatataaatcttatttattatatgtaagtacactgtcgttgtcttcagccacagcagaagagggcatcagatctcattacagccggttgtgagccaccatgtggttgctgggatttgaactcaggatctccagaagagctaagccatctctctagcccctcccccttttgATTCTCCTCTTTCTTAACTCATTAACCTGTGTATTAGTTAAGTTCTGGTAcaatcttccctcctttctttcctatcCCTGGACTCAACATCCTTCCTGGTCCAATTCACTGGCCTGGATTTAATTCCATATATAACGTTCCTGCGTACGTCCTCTAGTTAAGACATCCTCTAGTTAAGTCAGTTCACACTCGTCTCCAAAAACACAATCCACCAGTATTCTGATCTTGattccatcttcctgccctgggacTTCTGAGGCACATTTGGTCAGACTTCCATCATACTTCCGTCAAATGCTCCTAGGGGGTACCCACCCTCGACATAGACGCTCCAACATGCTGCCTTATGCTCCGATGCTCAAAACTCCCGCTTGACGCCTTCCTTTCTCCTACTTCAATGTCTACTCTCCCACCAGATCCACCAACAGCTTTAAATCTGACCACACGTCTCTAGTTCTACTCAAACCAAGCCCTTATGAACCACCCAAGCACGAGGTTTCACAAATGAACAGAGTTAATTAGCCTGTAAGACTTCCAACCTCAGATCCCCACAGAATAGCTTCCCTGGGTTCAGGAGACAGGCTCTGGCCAGTGAGCCTTTATCCCACAAGAGGTGAGGAAGTCTTTTGAGAACCCACTAACCCTCGCTGCTGCgcctgagctcccaggggtcGCCGGCAATGCTTCCTCAGTGTATTCCTGGAAAAAGGTATTCACTCATGTTTCTGGTGCtttggtatatatgtgtacactcaCCTCGCCAGTGCCAACTCTCAAACCTCACTGTAACCCACAAGAACACCTTTTATTTCTTACCGGTAAATGCCTGCCATTTCTGCCCTGGCCTTGATCAGCCAGTTGTGCCTGCACTAGGTCCAACCTGCTGGcccaggcgcgcgcgcgcgcgcgcgcacacacacacacacacacacacacacacacacacacagcaaaacagCAAGACAAAGTCTCAGACCGAAAGAGCGAGGGTCTTGGTGTGTTTCCCTGAAAATTAATATCCAAACATAGGAAAAAAGCCACTTCCTTCCCCAAACCAAGCCATAAGAGAATCACTGTGCCATCAAAATGCATATTCCAGAATGACTTTTTCTTGTTAAGAAAATTGTCATTAAGGCCTGGGTGCCCATTAGATAAATCACACAGTGATGCCTCATATGCAGAGGTGGGAAGTTGCCTGCAGCCCAGCTGACTCCACTGCATGGAAAGAGGACTCTGGTGTTTGCACTTGGCAGTGACCTTTGACTCTGTTCTTATTTCTCGTTCCCTCTTCACAGACTTCCTCTTACAAGCTCTCTCAAGGCAGGGTCTAGGTGTCATCTTTACTTGTGAACATCTCAGAAGCCCACAGGCCATGTGACCTAGGGGCTCCCTGAAGATAGATGCCTGTGGTCTGTAAGCCCTGCACACAGcttcacagaaagacagacatgctTTCAACACAGTGAGGGAAGATGGAAGAGCACCCATTGCTTGCACAGCGTTCCTGGGTCCCTGGAGCCCAGAATTCTTCCCAGACATGTTAGGCTCTTTGGATTCATACTGGAGTGTAGATTAGGAAGACCAAATATGACTGAAATATGCAGAAGTCAAGTCTCTCTGAGATTAGGAAGACCAAACATGACTGAAATATGCAGAAGTCAAGCCTCTCTGAGAAGAGAGGTAAATAATAGCTGGTGAGATTCTCATGTGTACAGCAAGTCACGTGACAGCAAGGAAGTGGTCATGTGTTCCCTGCTGGACTCCTCAGCATTGGTACATAAGGGGCTCCCCCTGCAGGAGGAGCATcacatctccctctcctctcctgagtCTCTCTCCTCACTGCACCTGAGTCCTCTCTACTGACACTATGGGCTGTGGCTGTGGAGGTTGTGGCGGCTGTGGCTGTggcggctgtggctgtggctgtggtggctgtggtggctgtggcagctgtggaggctgtggctgtggctgcggtGGCTGTGGCTGCGGGGGCTgtggctgtgggggctgtggctgtggtggctgtggctgttgtggtggctgctgtggctgctgtggctgctgcaaGCCTGTGCTAGTCTGCTGCTGCCACCGCAGCTGCTGCAGTTCCTGTGGTTGTGGCTCTTGTGGCTGCGGCTGTGGCTGTGGGAAGGGCTGTTGTCAACAGAAGTGCTGCTGCCAGCAGAAATGTGGCTGCAAGAAGTGCTGCTGCTAGCATGGCCGCTGGCCTCTGGGCTTCTGCTGTAGATAACTGCTAGaggtgagtctgtctgtctgcctgcctgctagtttgcctgtctgtctgcctgctcctGATGGGATTGTGAGTCACCAGCATGAACTGAGCTTAATGCCATTGCAGTCTGGCATTTCTAGAGTTGATATCCTGCAAATCCTTGATAGGCatcaagcaaatgaatgaatcccaggtcctctgggtcACTTACCTTTCAATCACGACTGTGGCAGATGCAATCTGGTTGGGTTATGCTGTGACATTCTACAGTGCCTGTAATTCTCACCAGTGACCTGCTTTCCTATTGCATTGACATATCTGTAATTACAATGTTTTTCTTGCTTAATAAACTTCAGCAAACTGCTCTCAAACTGTTGACTCCTGtgtgtctcattttctttccagtCTCTCAACTGTCTTTCCATGGGATAAATAAGTTCCGTCTCAACAGATAGGGCATTCTGGATGTGTGAAAGCAGCTGAGGACTAGATACAGAATAGACTGTGATGTACACAGACAGGCAGTGATGGCTGATCCTAGGGTAGATCTTCTGGATGCTGGGGAGGGACAGGTCCTTGCAGTGAGTCATTGTTCCCAGCTCAgaattctccttttcttcccacaTACTGGCCATGATCTGGGCATCTTTGCTCATTCAGGAGATCCCTGCCAGGGCATGCTGCCTCGCCATGGCCTGAAGCTGCAGGGCCCAACCACTGTGCTGGCTCTGCTCTGGGGTCAGCTTCCCTGCATTTAGATTGGCCTAGGAGATGGATGGAGTAAACCCTGGGTTTGCCTGTGGGGTTATCTGCATAGAGGATCAACTGGTGAAAGGGCAGTAGAATCACCCTAAATGTGCATAACACCTACCTGGGTTGAGGGCCCATATGGATCAAAATTGAGACAAGGAGAAAGCCAGCcaaatgtcttctttttccttctttgcttccttattGGACACAAATGTCACAGGCAGACCTGTGTCACAGGTCTCTTATACCATTATGTTCTTCCCACACATGGGTTTGAGAAAACACGGTTCCATCCTCTGACACTgtatagcaaacaaacaaacaaacaaacaacaactccctccttttttttcttgagattgtTTGTCGTGGGCATTTTTTTCACATAACACCTACAGTAGCTAATAAAACAAGTAAGAATTAACACTTATGAGACAATGTACAAAAATCAACATAAGCTCTTTCTTTTTAAGGTGAATGTCTTGGATTCTTTTGTTATAGGACTCGAAGATTGACCTACCCCTACCCATTGTAGATTTTCTTATACATAAAGCAATGTCCAAATCTTTACTGTTTTCCCATAGTGTTCCCTGATCACTCAGTACAGACACCAGATTCTAGCACTACTGTACTTCAGTTAGCAGCCTAGGGAGCAGGCATCACAGTGTGGGTTGGGCTATGAGACTGGGCCAATGCATACCAGCTCACTGCTCATGTCTGCCTTGGATCCTATAGGTTTGACTTCATTGTCATTTTAAGCAGAGCAAGTCACAGATCAGGGGCACAAACAGGTATGTCTGAAACCATCAAATGATTTATCCAAAGTAAACATTCATTGTTCATGAGTTCAGTTCAGCTAAGAACAGATAGAATGAGACTTCAGAGATGAGCCAATGTCAAGTTTCCCTCCTTCTGGaagttgatgatgatgttgtgtGATGTTGATGGTGTGTGGATGAGCCTCTAGAATCTAAGCAGTCAAGTTGGTTTGGGtatcaaaaaaagcaaaacccaaatcaaaaccaaaaccaaaacaaacatgtCTGTCTCTGATACCTTGTCCATCTGTAGGATTCCTGAGTCTCTGCTGGCCACAGGTTACCCAGAGCTTCTTAGTTACTATCAGACTCCAGGATTCACTCCTGAGCCCATTGAGTCCTCTCATCCTCCTGTATCTACACTTGGAATTGGCCCTTTCAATGGTACCTCTGGTCTTATTAGAGAGGAGTGAAGAGAGCTCAGGTTCACCTCTCTGATCTCAAGTCAGTTATTAATTCAGCTCCTTGAGCCAGTCCCTTGAGCATTACTGCTGGCCAGAAGAACTCTGGGACATCTAGCCTGTTGTAGGAACTAAGACCCAACCTTCTAGGTGTTTAATCCCCTTGTCTCATGCCCTGGAGATAAGTCTGTTCTTGGGCAATAGCATTATGTAGTACATACATTTgtgaagaaaagaacaagaaatggttcttgagagttggctcagtcagtgcagtgcttgccacacaaatgtgaagacctgagtttacatccccagcacccatatcagattCAAAGCATGgaagatgtcttagttaggattactATTGATGTAGTAAAATACTGTGAATAAAGTGTGGGgggagatttattttatcttacatctTGAAGTCCATCAtctcaggaactcaaggcaggaacctagagacaggagctgatgtggaggcCACGGAGAAACACAGCTGACTGACTTACTCTTCATGGCTtgcagtttgctttcttatagaaactgGGATCATCTATCCAGGGATGGTTCCACCCTCAATGGTCTGGGTTTTCCCACATAAATCAGTAATCAAGACAATACACCCATAAACTTTCCCACTGGTCAGTCTTgtagagatattttctcaattgtgtgAGAGCCATGCCATATCTTGAAGGCACACATTTTAGTTTTCCTCCTTATCTTTTAACTCTTATGTTCTGCCACTCTTTCATGATATTCCCTGAACCTTGGGTGTGAGGAGGTTCTACAACTGAACACCTAGCCTCTAATTTTCAGCACTTTGTCTAGTTATTAATCTTTGCCTTAAATACTACCcacttcaaaaacaacaacaaacaagcaagcaagcaaacaaataaaaacactttcTGTCCAATAATGGGAGTGAAATAAATTTATTAgtagaaatgtaaatattaagAGGGTAATTTGACAACTTGGCATTTAGGTGAACATGAGCAGTAGTTTCTTCCCTTGGTCCTATGATTCCCCAGTCATGAGTTTTAATCATGGTTGTAGTATCAGACATGAAATCTTTCCTGTAGGAAGGGAAAACATTGGAAAAATGAATGTGAATGTAAATTGAAATTTCATAAAGATAGAACCCCTTTGAAAGACAAGGAGACAAAAAATGGGGTGAGGGGCACACCCTCTGCCCTGATgtaaaaaataaaggacaaaaaagagagacagagaaaaggataaGTAAACtatatcctctggcctctgagtttAACATTTTAAGCACACCCAAAGCAACTCCAAGAAGTGGAAGATTAGATCTTACAGTAGATAAAGATTATATACTCTCTCTTTATGAAGGAGTGCAATTAGTAGATACGGGATTTAAAGGGCCACTATTATCTGGCACCTTCAGTCTTATAATAGGGAGAAGTTCAAAGTATAAGAAAATTTTTGAAGTACTTCCTAGAGTAATCAATT encodes the following:
- the LOC110321263 gene encoding small cysteine and glycine repeat-containing protein 6-like produces the protein MGCGCGGCGGCGDCCSCTTCRCYRVGCCGGCCGCGGCGCCGCGGCGCGCGGCGCGGCGCGGCGCGGCGGCGCGGCGCGGCGGCCGCCGCCKPVVVCCCRRSCCNSCGCGSCGCGCGCGCGKGCCQQKCCCQQKCGCKKCCC